The window GCGGGGTCCACGCTGCCCTCCATCAACATGGGTTCCGAAATGCGGGCCAACAGCGCCAGATCCTCGCCGTTGCGCGGCTGCGCAAGCGCGGGATCGATGGCTGCGCTTTCGACCAGGGCAAAAGGCGTGGGAAAGACCAGGACCAATTCGATGTCGGGCACACCCCTTTCACGCGAAGACAGTTGTGTCCAGGCGACATGTTCCAATGGCTGAGCGGTCAGAGCGGCAATCTGTTGCGCCACACCCTCGGACTGAAAGAAATTGGCGATGGAGAGGCGCGCAGGCTCTTGGCTGGTGGCCCAGGCAGGCAGGCGAACCATGATGCCATCGCTGGACGACGCATGAGTGGTCAATGCCGCACCAAGATCCGTTGCGTCCAGTTTTGGCGCGCGCTCCAACAGGCGAAAGGCCGGACCTGCCTGCCGCAGGTCAACCGCCTCGGGTGGTCGATTGCCGGTCGGAGCTTCGAATTGCAGGACAAGCTTTTCCGGCGCGCCGCTCCAGCGCAATTCGACGGGGCCGGTCCGACGCAGCGTTCGAATTGTCTGCATCACCCCATCAGGTCCCATCCGCCCATTCGGGTGTCGCTTCAATGACAGCTCGACGTCGAAAACAAGCATCAGCGGCATCTGGCGGCGTTGTCCCCGCGCATCGCGACCGTTGTACCGTCGCGCGAGGTCTTCGACCCGCGCGGGGTCCATTTTCGACTGTTGCGGCACGGCCGAGGCCAGATCGGTCTCTGCTGTGTTGAACTGGCAGCTGTTTGCGATCATCGATGCCCAGTCGACCATGCCCGTATCGAAATCGAACGCACGATCGATCGGGCCAAGCGCACAGAATGCGCGCGCCCGAAGCGGCAGATCGAACTGTTCCGCCATGGCAGTTCGGGTGATGATTCTTGCCGCGGCCTGCTGGAAGCGCCGGCGATCGAATTCGGTCGTCAGATTTCTCATGGCGCAGCCGTAACGTGATGACCGCGCGTTCTTGAAACAGGGGTCGTTCGTGATATCACTCACACCCGAGGTGGACAAAGCCAGCCTGACGATCTCGTCCTGTGCGGCGCGCGGTATCTGGTCAAAGTAGCGCTGCAGCGCGGTCTCTCCCTTCGCAAGCCCTGCCTCCAGATCTTCCGAACCCACCAACCATTCCGTATAGGTCAGACGACGCTCCAGTTCCTGTTTGTGATCGCGATAGCTGATGCTGCTTTGTTGGGGCACGATCAGCGCGCCCAAGTGGTCGTCGCTGTAAAGGATACGCCCATCCACGGTGACAAGACCGCCTTGCGCGGCGACCGTCATCGTGGCTTCGTTTTCGGAATGATGGACGGGAATGTCCGTTGTCGCTGTGGGCATGGCGGGAAGGTCGGGAACCTCTCCGCCCAAGACCGCAACGCGTTCGCTCATCGACGCCTGAAGGCAGGTCATGTCACCCTGACAGCTATCCCGCTCGGCAATCCACCGGCGCTGCTCAGAGAGGCTGGCCTCGGAATTGTCGACCCGCCGCCGCGCAGTCCATGCATCACCAAGCGCACGGTCCAGCGCCGCCAGCGCAGGATTGACGCATATCGCCCGCTCGGTCGCGGTGCCGGCCTGGGCGCAGTCAAAGCTTGGCCCGGGAGCGCGCGCCAAGGCAGTCAGCGTCTCCCATTCCGAGCGGGTCAACGCACCCGTGGCGCGATGCCCGAGGCTTCGCTGGAAGGCCAGGATCGCATCACGTGTCTGGCGACCGGGCTGACCGTCAACCGGGCCCGCGTCGAAGCCCCTGGCGTTCAGCGCTGCCTGGATACCTGCGGCATTCTCAGCAATATCGGCTGGCGGCAACAACATATCGCCCGGATCGCCACCCTGCGGTGCCATGTCCTGCGCGACATCGACGGTGATATGGCTGACCGATCCGGCACGCCCCCAGATACCGACCTCAAGCAGGGCCCCTCCAGAGCGCAGCACCTGCGAGGCCGCCGGGCTGACAGACCCGCGCGAAAGAAACCTGCTCATCGCCGCACGGAGATTGCGCGAAGAAAAGGTTGCATCCATCGTGTCGCCAGCCTGCCTGTGCCCAAAGCGATGCACATTGGCACGGTCCTGGGCAAGGATCGCGCCCGGGTCCGTAAGCGCGGCACCCGCGGAATTGCGGCGATCCACCGGGGCGATCTCGGCGCGATAGGTTTCCAGAAGCGCCTGCGCCCCTGCATTCGCGGGCAAGATTGCAATCAGCGCCCCCGCTGCTGCTGCCTTCAACCGATCAGTCATCACCTGTCTCCCTGCGCCATCCGCCCGTAAAGGATCAACTCGGGGCGAAACTCGAAATGCATGCCGTCGAAATGGTGCCACTTGCCGCCCCAGATGAAGCCTGATCGCTCCATCGCCTCGACAAGACTCCACGGAACGCGGTTGTCGTAGTCGCCAACCGCGCCCTCGGACGCACCGGTCCAGCGCCAATAGCCACCAAGCGATGCGTTTATGTCGATCGCGATGCCCCAGGAATGCGGGCTCAATCGGTTGGTCCCGGAAATAGGTCGCCAGGCATAGCCACCTCCAACGGTTTCGAAGAAGGGGGCAAGCGCCGTCTTCTGCGGTTCCAGACTTGCGAAGGCAGAGCGGAGTTGACAGGCCACGCCATGCCGTGTCGTCACATGAAAACGCGCGTTGCCAAAGACAACCGTTTCCAGCGCAGCCTCCACTTGGGCACGGTCATTGCCGTAAAGCATCGCGAAAAATGCGCCATCGCGCACACGGCCCGGATCGAAGAAAGGCTTGGTGCGGCTGTCCAGATCGCGCGACAAGGGATAAACCGGGATGAACTGGTCGCCCATCGTTGGCGCTTCAAGGCGAGCGCGAGCTGCCCGGTCGGTGGGCCCCGATATCGTGAAAAGGCTGCCGTCCGGGCCAATCAAGCTGCCGGGGCCTTCACCCGGCATCAGATCGGGATAGGCCTGCAGGATCGCTGCGCGCCGATCTGGAGCGGAAAAATCGGCGGGCATGGGTTCGCTCAGGAAATCACGCGCCGGGCATTGCTGTGCGCCGGCACTGCTGCCAAGCAGGCCGAAGGCCAAAACGGCCACCGCAAGCACCGCGGCGGAACCTCGAAACATCGGCACCCCCCGTCCTGTGTCGGTTTCCCATGAGATCGGAGCGAACTGTAATTGTGCTCTTTATCCTTGCACTTTAATCGCAACGAATAAAGCTTCTCGTTCGCAACCTGGCTCACGGCCATGCAATGTGGCGGGTGGCGTGGCTGGCAAAGCCATCCATGAAGTTGTCCTGCTGACCAAGGGCGTTCGGTGCCACGAAGACCGCATTGAAGCCGCGATCCTGACCGACGCTGAGCAAGTAACGCCGGTTGCCATCTGGTACTTCCACCGTTCCGGACGTGAACCGCGCCGGGTTTTTCGGAGGCTCCAACTCGTGACTAGGCTGGAGCATCATGAACAAGACAACGAACAAATAATCACCAGACGTGCGCGAACGTGCGGTGGACCGTATCCGGCGGTGGTGGCAATTCTCTGGCGGCGCATTCCGGTCATAAGAATCTGGATCCGGTCACGCTGCGAGTTCAAGAGTGATCCGCTCGGACTTCCGTTGCGATGGGTCGGTAATCCTCCCCCACGATACGCCGCCCTCTCAGGCCGCATCACCCATTTTCAGCCATAGCTCCTTGAACTCCGCCCAATAGCGGCTTCGCTTCGCCATCTGGCTCGTTCCTTCGTCAGTCGCTACAGCTTGGCAACTGGTCCGAAATCTCGCGACCACCTCTTCGGGGGTGCCGCAGATTCAATCTATTGAAAGGCGAGGGTTTCAATGATCTTCCATTGTTGGATCGGAACATCCTTTGAGGAGTGAACCAGACTTATCCCCTTTGCACGCAGGATCGCGCCGCGGAGATCCTGAGCGAGCATGATTTGCTGCTTCAGCGCCCTGCGCTGCCGAGAATCTCCGTAGGCCAGGCTGACATGAGGCGTGTCGATGTTGCAGAGATCAACTTTCAGCTTCCTCGCGACCTCAATACGCATGTTCAAGAGAGCGCGGGGGATTTCGACAGACAGGTACAATGCCATGAAGAAGCTGTCCGAGGCACCGATATCACGCACGGGCATATCGAACTGCACTATCTTTTGCGCGAGCAGTTCCATCTGCTGCCTGATGGTGCTTGGGTCAACTTCGATGTCACCGACCAATGTCAGATGCGGCTTGAACACGGGGCTGGCGCATTCGTCAGCGATTTCCTGAATCTTGTTCTGCAGAAGCTTCTCGCCACGCTCGCAAAATTGCAGCCAAATGGAATAACCCAATGGAGCTTCCTTCTGTCAATTGTTCGCCCGATACCGACTGGCCGAAGCAGCAAAGGTCATCTTGGGATCAAAGAGGTCCGCTGAACCTGCTTGACCGTTTCACGCTGCAAGTCGTTGATTGCCGTTGAACTTCATGGCCGTGTCTCGCGCGATGTAAAGTTCGACATCCCCGCCTGCTTGCAGCGCTGATGCCTCGGCTGGCGGCAATTGGGCCACAATGTTCTGGCCGTGGAAGTTGCAATGGCAAAGCGCACTGGAGCCCAGATACTCGATCAGCTCCAGCCGAGACATGATTTTCAGATCGTCTTCGCCGGTCGGAGACAGCTTGATGTTTTCGGGGCGAACTCCATATGCTTCGTTTGCTTGAAGGTTGCCGATATCGCCATCGATAAAGTTCATCGAAGGTGATCCCAGAAAACCGGCAACAAAACGGGTTCTCGGATCCTCGTAAAGTTCGTGAGGCGTGCCGACCTGTTCGATATTCCCCTTGTCCAGAACGACGATGCGGTCGGCCAGCGTCATGGCTTCGGTCTGGTCATGGGTCACATAGATCGATGTCGCACCCAGATTGTCGTGCAGCTTCCTGATTTCCACCCGCATCTGCCCACGCAGTTTTGCATCAAGGTTCGACAGCGGTTCGTCGAACAGGAACAGACCAGTATCGCGAACCATTGCACGTGCCATTGCCACGCGCTGTCGCTGGCCGCCTGACAGCTGCGAGGGTTTGCGATCCAGGTATTGATCAAGCTGAACGATAGCCGAAACGCGCGCCACCCGTTCCTTGATCTCGTTTTTCGACAGGCCCTGTACCCTGAGCGCAAAGGCTAGATTATCAAAGACCGTCATATGCGGATAAAGAGCATAGTTCTGAAAGACCATTGCCAGCCCCCGCTCTTTGGGCGGAAGGTTGTTGACGCGCTTTCCTGCAATGGAGCAGTCGCCGCTGGTAATACCTTCGAGTCCCGCGATCATTCGCAGCAACGTGGATTTCCCCGATCCCGAAGGTCCGACCAGAACGACGAATTCACCTTTGGCAATCGAAAGTGAAATGCTCTTGATTACTTCTATCTTTCCGTAGGCTTTCCCGACATTGGACAGTTCGATCATGAAATTACCTCTCGGCTAGGGTTCTTAGCAGCGACGCCGCCGATTTGAGAAGAATTCGGAGTGGACCGCCGCAGCTTGAGGCGAACCGGCATGCGCTTGATCACGACTTCGCTTTCGGGGTCAGACAGGCGCACATTTAGACGCGATACGATCCACTCGGCTATTTCGGCTGGTGAGTGATGCAATGTTGTCAGGTCGTAGAAGGGCGAAGACGCCATATCGATGTCATCAAATCCGCAAACCTTCAGATCTTCGGGAATCCCGAGACCAAGTTGCACCGCGGCCTCTATGACGCCAAAGGCCAATACATCATTGGCACAGAAAATGGCTTCTGGTCTGTCGTCGGCGGACAATACGCCAAGCGACAGTTCCCGGGCGGTGTCCTTGGTGAACCTGAGGACGTCGCAGGCCACCCGCGGCCCGAGCCCGGCCTTGAAGCCGGCTTCGCGTTCGTCGTCAGAAAAAGTCTTGCGAACGTGACGCACGAAGGCTGCGCGTTTCAGGCCGGTTTTCCTGAAAAGCTCTCCGACCATGCGGGATCCAAGATGGTTGTCCGCGACGACGCAATCCACACCCGGTGCGTCAAGCGTCCTGCCATAGAGAATGACCGGCACGCCAAGCTGCACGAAACGTTCGGCGGAATCCTTGGACAGATGTCCAGCGGCGACGATCACCCCGTCAACCTGATAGTCCAGTGCAACCATCGCTGCCGGATCGTTTTCGCCATAATCTGCCGGCACCAGCAAAAGCCGTCGCCCGCTTTTCTGAAGGCCTTGAGAAAGTGATTCGACCAATTTTGCGTCAAAGGGATTGTGCAGACGCCCCACCACCAGGGCGACAAGATTCGTCCGCGAACTGGTAAGGCTGCGCGCCATGACGCTTGGCCGGTAATTCAGTTGCTGCGCCGCCTCTTTGACCCTCGAGGCGATCTCAAGTGACACGGACGGCTCCTTGGAAAACACGCGACTCACTGTTGCGGCGGAGACGCCGGCTAATGCGGCTACATCTTTGATGGTTGTGCGTTTCATACGGAACCTATGGCATTGTGAGAAACCGTTTTCAAGATAATTTATTGGCTAAAAATTGATTTTGAGAAAATTATTGCATGATTTGAGAAACCGTTTTATTAGGGCATCACAACGACCCTTTTCGGGTGGGAGGAGGAAGAATGACTTTCAAGGTGAAGGCGCTTGCCTGTGTGGCGGCGACGGCATTGGCTGCCGGGTCAAGCTCGGCTGCCGATCTTGTGATTGCCGGCCGTGACGGCGGTTATGCCCAGGCATTGAACATGGCGGTAGAGGCATATCAGGCCGCCAATCCGGGGATTGAGGTCAACCGGCTGGAATTGCCTTATGGCGGTTTGCTGGAAAAGGCCACGATCTCGATGCGTGAAAAGGCTGGAGCCTATGATGTCATCATGATGGATGACACCTGGGCGACCGAATTCATGTCCCGTGGCTGGCTGGCCGATCTGGATCAGTTGGGTGGCGGAATCGAAGAGGATTTCGTCCCCGCCACGGTAAGCGTATCGCGCTACCCGGCCGGGGATGGACCGCTCTATGCCATTCCGTTTGTCGGCAACGTCGAGATGTTCGCCTATCGCTCTGACTTGATCGAGCGCCCCGAAAGCTGGACGGATGTTGTTGCTGCGGCAAAGCAGGTTTCCCAAGCCGATGACGGCGTTTCCGGAGTCGTTTTCCGTGGCATCAAGGCAAATCCGATCGTAACAGGCTTTCTGCCGATCCTTTGGGCGCATGGCGCAAAAGTGGTTGCCGATGACGGCACATCCGCTCTCGACAGTCCCGAAGCGCTTGAAGCTCTGAACCTGTATCTCGAGTTGAAGAAATACGCACCGAAGGGTGTCGAAACCTACAATTCTTCCGAAGTGCGTGACGCGCTGCTGCAAGGCACGACGGCCATGTCCATCGAACTTTGGCCGTCGTGGGCGCCCTCTCTCGATGATCCGGAAAAATCCCGTGTACCAGGTGACATCGAAGTGATTGCGGCCCCTGGCCAGAATGTCGGCTCCAGCCCGATGCTGGGCTCCTGGTTGCTTGCGGTTCCCGCCGATGCGCCGCACCCGGAAAATGGCCGCGCATTCATCGACTTCATTACCTCTGCCGAATTCCAGAAGAAGCTCGCCTTGGAAATTGGCCAGCCGCCGACCCGCGCAAGCGTTTATACCGACGAAGAGGTCGTGTCGAAATATCGCTGGTATCCCAACCAACTGGCAGCACTGAAAGATGCCAAGCCGCGTCCCCGTATCAAGCAATGGAACAAGGTAGAGGCCATTCTTGGCGATTACCTGCAGCTTGCCCTGATCGGCGATCTCAGCCCTGAAGTCGCGCTTGAAGAAGCGGACGCGCAGATTGCCAAGGCCTTGCGTCGCTAACTGAATCGACAAGGCCGGGCGCGCGTTGCTGCACGACGGGCGCCCATTCTCAAGGAACGGTATCATGAACAGAAACAGTGGGGCGCTGGCCATAGCGCTTCTTTCCCCTGCCATCCTGCTATTTGTCGCGTTGACCATCTATCCCCTGATCCGGGTCTTTGCGCTGTCCCTGTTTGCAACCGACTACGGGTTCGAGGATGCAACCTATGTCGGTCTGGAAAACTACTCTGATTTGCTGGCGCATCGCTTCTTTCGCACGGCAGCATGGAACACCCTGGTTTTCGCCATTCTCGCAACTGTAAGCGAGGTAGGCATCGGCCTGATATTGGCGCTGATGGTAAACGGGAAACTGCCGGGCAGCCGGTTCGTCGTTCCCGCGTTGTTGATGCCCTATGTCCTGTCCACCATGGTGGTCACCGCGATCTGGCGGGCATGGTTCCACTATGATTTCGGCTATTTGAACAATCTGCTTCGTAGCGTGGATCTGCCCGCTGTCGAATGGTTGTTCGATCCCGACATTGCGATGCTTTCACTGGTTCTGGTGGATACATGGCAAACCGCTCCGTTGACTTTTCTGATCATTCTCGCAGGGCTGCAATCGGTACCCGGTGAAATCTATGAAGCCGCCGATGTCGATGGCGCTGGACCGCGGCATGTCTTCTTTGGGATAACCCTGCCACTCCTGATGCCCTATCTGTTCCTGGCGGCATTGTTGCGCAGCGTGGATGCCTTCAAGATCTTCGACAAGGTCTTCGCCCTTACCGGTGGCGGCCCGGGGCAGGCGACGGAAACCCTGTCGATGTATGTCTATCGACTGGGGTTCAAGTTCTATGACGTTGGCGCGGCCTCGGCCGCTGCAATCATCATGGTTGCAATCTCCGGTCTTCTGGCCCTGATTTACGCCTTCAAACTCGCTGGAAACAAATCATGATCCAGAAACGCCGTGATACCGTTCGCATCGCACTGGCCTATCTGACAACCGCGATCTTCCTGATGCCCATTCTGTGGATGATCTCTACCTCTCTCCGGCCTCCGATCGATTATGTATCCAATTCGATCTCGCTCATACCGTCGCAGGTCACGCTTGAGCATTATCGTGAGCTGATCCGTGGTGATTTGCTGGGCAAGGCCCTGAACAGCGCCATCGTCGCGGCCGGGACAACGATCCTGGCCTTGGGGGCTGCATTTCCCGCAGCCTATGCGTTGGTCCGGATCCGTTTTCCGGCGAAACTGGACCTCGTATTCCTGATGTTCGTCCTGCTGGTGAAGCTGACGCCCCCGATCTCTCTGGCCATTCCGCTGTATCAGGTGCTGCGCACATTGGGTCTTCTCGACGCGCTGCTGGGCCTGATCATCGTCTATCAGGTCTATGCGCTGCCTTTTGCGATCTGGATGCTGCTGGGATTCGTGCGCGATGTTCCCGTAGAGTATGAGGAAGCCGCCCTGGTCGATGGTGCCTCTCTGATGCGGCGTTTGCGCTCCATTGTGCTGCCCGTCATGACGCCGGGCCTGATCGCCACGTCCGTGTTTCTCGTCATCCTCAGCTGGAATGAATTTGCCTATGCGCTCTTGTTCATTCAATCGCCCGACAATTTCACGCTGCCGACATTCATTGCGACGCTCATCACCGAAGACGAAACCTTTTGGGGCAAGCTGTCGGCTGTCGGATTGATGGCGTCCCTGCCGATCCTGCTGATGGTGGGGTTCGTGCAAAAAGGGCTGACTCGTGGTTTCGGCGGGGGTATCAAGTAATGTCGGGAAAGATGAACAACCGCTTGGAATGGGCGCAGGCTGTCGCCGTCGAAGCAGGGCAGCTTGCCGTGCGAATGCGGACATCGCGTCCTGACAGATTTGCGCAGCGCAAATCCCATCAGGATTTCGTCACTGCGGCAGATCTTGCGGTCGAAGATCTGATCCGGCAGCGCATCGGTGAACGCTACCCCGAGGATGCGATCCTGGGTGAGGAAAAGGGGGCTACCGGTGCGGGGGGATCCGTCTGGATCATCGACCCGATCGACGGCACCAGCAACTTCATGCGCGGCTTGCCGGACTGGGCTGTTTCGATCGGATACTGCCGCGACGCCAGAATCGAATGCGCGGTTGTCTACGCGCCTGATATGGATCTTCTCGGGGCAGCGCAGGCCGGTTGCGGGGCTGCAGTGAACTCTCGGGAAGCCAGGGTTTCGGATTGCCGGCATGTCGAAGAAGCGCTGGTCCTGCTTGGTCGTTCTGCCCGCGATGGTGGCGATGCCTATCCGCAACAGGTTCAAAATCTCATCGACATCGGAATGGAGTATCGCCGGAATGGATCAGCGGCATACAGCCTGCTCACTCTGGCGGCCGGACGTGTTGATGCATTTTTCGAGGCCCATCTGAACCCTTGGGATGCAGTCGCCGGGATCCTTCTGGTCGAAGAGGCAGGCGGCAGTGTGGACTATCCTCCCTATGCAGAGTTCATCGACCGGGGTGGTCCGGTGCTCGCTTCGAACTCCAAGCTGCATGAGGCCACGCGAGCAGCAATCAGCAAATCACGCAACGGCGGAACAGGCCAGGGTTAACCCATTGATAACTTGAACATCATGGCAGCCATGCTGTTTTCCCATGTTGTTTGAAGGGTTTGGATCAGCTACAAGCGATGCTGATCGGGCAATGCCTGACTTATGCATGATATCGGCGGCGATATCGCAGCCAACCGCTCGCGCAGCCGATTGACAAGCATTGCGCTTGTTGTGGACAAAGCCCTTCACGGTCGTCCTGACGCACAGGGAAAATGCGTTGGGGCGCCCCGAACAGCCGCATTAAACTTATCCAAAAATCGAATAAAAATGAAGGGTGAATAAATATTAGATATTCAAGATTCGCCATGAATTCAAACTGAAATAAATCGAATCTGGCTCCGCAATTCGCATTGTCGGAACTTTCGACGAGATAGAAATTATTGTCTGATGATTTATATGTTTGAATGCCCCACGACTTATTTTGCTAGTCTCCTCTAATGGCGCAATAAACACTTGATTTCATCATGTATCTTTCATGCCGGCATCGATCACAGGGAAATTGCCCACAAATTCCTGATGCCGCGCCCTGGGCGATCAGCTTGCGCATCGTTTGGACAAATATAATATGTTTCACAGAGAAATGGCCCGGACTGCAGGCCATTTCATCTGAAAACCAGGAGGCGTCATGGAGCCGACGATACTGTTGATAGATCTGCTTGCGGCGGGCGCCTTGCTCGTATGGGGCCTGAAACAACTGAAATCCGGCGTGCTGTCCGGGCTTGGGGCGTCGCTGCGCAGCCTGCTCGCCGCAGGAACCAGAACGCGCTTTCATGCAGCACTGTCCGGTCTCGTCGTGACGATCTCCATGCAGTCGAGTACCGCCACCGCGCTGATTGCCTCGACATTTGCCGATCGCGGGATGATCCGCGGCAAGATGGCCCAGGCTGTCATGCTGGGCGCCAACCTGGGAACCGCCTTGGCAGCGGTGATCCTGTCGATGGATATCCACTGGCTGGCATCGGTATTCGTGCTGACGGGCGTCGTTGCCATGAGCCGCGGCAAGACGTCACGCGGTCAAGGAATGGGCAAGGCCGTCTTCGGGCTGGGGATCATGTTGCTGGCCTTGCATATGATGTCTGGCGTGACCGAACCGCTTCGCGATTCCGTGCTGTTTGCAAATATCGTTGCCGGACTGGCTGCAGCGCCAATCTTTGCGCTCATCTTTGCGATCGGATTGGCGGCTGCTGCGACTTCCAGCCTTGCCGCCGTCGTCTTTATTGCCTTTCTTTCCCAGACCGGCCAGGTGCCGCCATCGCTTGTCGTCGTCTTCGTGGCCGGGGCAAATATCGGGGGGGCTATTCCGCCCGTTCTGGCGGCGATGCAAGAGGGCCTTGCAGCACGTCGATTGACGGTGGCCAACCTGGCTGTGCGCGCCTTTGGTGGAATCGTGATGTCGCTGTTTGCCGCTGATGTTGTCCTGTGGAGCGCGGCATTGGATGGGCCGTTGCCTCTTGGGCTCGAGGTCCATCTTCTGTTCAACCTTGCCCTGTTGCTTGTGTTCCTGCCCTGGGTCGGGGGCCTCGAAAAGCTGGTCAAGCGCTTGGTGCCTGCGCCCGAAAGCGGGACCGGAGAGATAGGCTATCTGGACGAGGCCAGCCTTGCGACGCCCGCCTTGGCCCTTGCGGGGGCATCGCGCGAGGCATTGCGTATGGGCGATGAGGTCTGTGAAATGCTCGAGGTCAACCTTGATGCCTTGCTGCACAACCGTGCCGAGACCCCAGACAAGATTGCAAGGCTTGACGATTCAATCGACTTCCGGCTGCGGGCGATCAAGCTGTTCCTGCTGCGCCTGCGGAAACTGGATCTCTCTGAATCCGAGACGCGCCGATGTGATGAAATCCTGTCCTATGCGATCAACCTCGAGCATGTCGGAGATATTGTCGA of the Paracoccus seriniphilus genome contains:
- a CDS encoding peptidoglycan-binding protein yields the protein MTDRLKAAAAGALIAILPANAGAQALLETYRAEIAPVDRRNSAGAALTDPGAILAQDRANVHRFGHRQAGDTMDATFSSRNLRAAMSRFLSRGSVSPAASQVLRSGGALLEVGIWGRAGSVSHITVDVAQDMAPQGGDPGDMLLPPADIAENAAGIQAALNARGFDAGPVDGQPGRQTRDAILAFQRSLGHRATGALTRSEWETLTALARAPGPSFDCAQAGTATERAICVNPALAALDRALGDAWTARRRVDNSEASLSEQRRWIAERDSCQGDMTCLQASMSERVAVLGGEVPDLPAMPTATTDIPVHHSENEATMTVAAQGGLVTVDGRILYSDDHLGALIVPQQSSISYRDHKQELERRLTYTEWLVGSEDLEAGLAKGETALQRYFDQIPRAAQDEIVRLALSTSGVSDITNDPCFKNARSSRYGCAMRNLTTEFDRRRFQQAAARIITRTAMAEQFDLPLRARAFCALGPIDRAFDFDTGMVDWASMIANSCQFNTAETDLASAVPQQSKMDPARVEDLARRYNGRDARGQRRQMPLMLVFDVELSLKRHPNGRMGPDGVMQTIRTLRRTGPVELRWSGAPEKLVLQFEAPTGNRPPEAVDLRQAGPAFRLLERAPKLDATDLGAALTTHASSSDGIMVRLPAWATSQEPARLSIANFFQSEGVAQQIAALTAQPLEHVAWTQLSSRERGVPDIELVLVFPTPFALVESAAIDPALAQPRNGEDLALLARISEPMLMEGSVDPALVAVVQPVAFEITEPGIGGARQVVARPELAEVEVDPRERVFLPTIWWFAAKAAELQGQDIDKYLNAAMDRANLHRGDTFARLDALDAARTKVQQARQAKEEAPWIAGRMTLGAYDLEGKAWPVNGVQLVLPVQGATEKALMRGVQPRIDVRALTIPMSIEEARAFEAAREAARRGSGPLSFYARVDMLAPQGPDQLAAQAHIRELLLFVPQGSASQKMKVSPALDRDAAIARLEFDPVPEVEAMESAPARTAAAAPVSTRTAASQAALAASSISPTATAPLPDDGWPELPELAVAQSDWDLLGLRTGMTLPVAEAALRERGGILAVLERPRSEPDPDQVRSTLYQRMYVGAEGTEAITLAAPGPEGPVLAILRRFQLPRGDLPFEAILQSLTEKYGTPAMQDDLPEGARMYWFDGAPGAAQVICRPHFSRRVDVSRWRSLDDADISFDLSQRPAAWNWAIADMPVDYAEQASSCGHVLAFEPESMAQQGGAAFTMMLIDYEALRMVDETLANVPAAQQLKIDF
- a CDS encoding M15 family metallopeptidase: MFRGSAAVLAVAVLAFGLLGSSAGAQQCPARDFLSEPMPADFSAPDRRAAILQAYPDLMPGEGPGSLIGPDGSLFTISGPTDRAARARLEAPTMGDQFIPVYPLSRDLDSRTKPFFDPGRVRDGAFFAMLYGNDRAQVEAALETVVFGNARFHVTTRHGVACQLRSAFASLEPQKTALAPFFETVGGGYAWRPISGTNRLSPHSWGIAIDINASLGGYWRWTGASEGAVGDYDNRVPWSLVEAMERSGFIWGGKWHHFDGMHFEFRPELILYGRMAQGDR
- a CDS encoding 2'-5' RNA ligase family protein, translating into MGYSIWLQFCERGEKLLQNKIQEIADECASPVFKPHLTLVGDIEVDPSTIRQQMELLAQKIVQFDMPVRDIGASDSFFMALYLSVEIPRALLNMRIEVARKLKVDLCNIDTPHVSLAYGDSRQRRALKQQIMLAQDLRGAILRAKGISLVHSSKDVPIQQWKIIETLAFQ
- a CDS encoding ABC transporter ATP-binding protein yields the protein MIELSNVGKAYGKIEVIKSISLSIAKGEFVVLVGPSGSGKSTLLRMIAGLEGITSGDCSIAGKRVNNLPPKERGLAMVFQNYALYPHMTVFDNLAFALRVQGLSKNEIKERVARVSAIVQLDQYLDRKPSQLSGGQRQRVAMARAMVRDTGLFLFDEPLSNLDAKLRGQMRVEIRKLHDNLGATSIYVTHDQTEAMTLADRIVVLDKGNIEQVGTPHELYEDPRTRFVAGFLGSPSMNFIDGDIGNLQANEAYGVRPENIKLSPTGEDDLKIMSRLELIEYLGSSALCHCNFHGQNIVAQLPPAEASALQAGGDVELYIARDTAMKFNGNQRLAA
- a CDS encoding LacI family DNA-binding transcriptional regulator, with product MKRTTIKDVAALAGVSAATVSRVFSKEPSVSLEIASRVKEAAQQLNYRPSVMARSLTSSRTNLVALVVGRLHNPFDAKLVESLSQGLQKSGRRLLLVPADYGENDPAAMVALDYQVDGVIVAAGHLSKDSAERFVQLGVPVILYGRTLDAPGVDCVVADNHLGSRMVGELFRKTGLKRAAFVRHVRKTFSDDEREAGFKAGLGPRVACDVLRFTKDTARELSLGVLSADDRPEAIFCANDVLAFGVIEAAVQLGLGIPEDLKVCGFDDIDMASSPFYDLTTLHHSPAEIAEWIVSRLNVRLSDPESEVVIKRMPVRLKLRRSTPNSSQIGGVAAKNPSREVIS
- a CDS encoding ABC transporter substrate-binding protein, giving the protein MTFKVKALACVAATALAAGSSSAADLVIAGRDGGYAQALNMAVEAYQAANPGIEVNRLELPYGGLLEKATISMREKAGAYDVIMMDDTWATEFMSRGWLADLDQLGGGIEEDFVPATVSVSRYPAGDGPLYAIPFVGNVEMFAYRSDLIERPESWTDVVAAAKQVSQADDGVSGVVFRGIKANPIVTGFLPILWAHGAKVVADDGTSALDSPEALEALNLYLELKKYAPKGVETYNSSEVRDALLQGTTAMSIELWPSWAPSLDDPEKSRVPGDIEVIAAPGQNVGSSPMLGSWLLAVPADAPHPENGRAFIDFITSAEFQKKLALEIGQPPTRASVYTDEEVVSKYRWYPNQLAALKDAKPRPRIKQWNKVEAILGDYLQLALIGDLSPEVALEEADAQIAKALRR
- a CDS encoding carbohydrate ABC transporter permease, which produces MNRNSGALAIALLSPAILLFVALTIYPLIRVFALSLFATDYGFEDATYVGLENYSDLLAHRFFRTAAWNTLVFAILATVSEVGIGLILALMVNGKLPGSRFVVPALLMPYVLSTMVVTAIWRAWFHYDFGYLNNLLRSVDLPAVEWLFDPDIAMLSLVLVDTWQTAPLTFLIILAGLQSVPGEIYEAADVDGAGPRHVFFGITLPLLMPYLFLAALLRSVDAFKIFDKVFALTGGGPGQATETLSMYVYRLGFKFYDVGAASAAAIIMVAISGLLALIYAFKLAGNKS
- a CDS encoding carbohydrate ABC transporter permease, with the translated sequence MIQKRRDTVRIALAYLTTAIFLMPILWMISTSLRPPIDYVSNSISLIPSQVTLEHYRELIRGDLLGKALNSAIVAAGTTILALGAAFPAAYALVRIRFPAKLDLVFLMFVLLVKLTPPISLAIPLYQVLRTLGLLDALLGLIIVYQVYALPFAIWMLLGFVRDVPVEYEEAALVDGASLMRRLRSIVLPVMTPGLIATSVFLVILSWNEFAYALLFIQSPDNFTLPTFIATLITEDETFWGKLSAVGLMASLPILLMVGFVQKGLTRGFGGGIK